CAGTACACCATTAACCTTTCTAGCCTGAGTGAGCACTAGTTTGATTTTTTCAACCATGATATTGTTGTTTACATAGCTTCTGGCCTCATCGATAAACATAAAAAAGCCTTGATTTTGCTTTTTAGCCTGATAGATCATCTTGTGGAAAAGATACAGTGCAATCAATGAAGCGTTTTTATCATTCTGCACCACACTGTCCATATTGACTATAGTGAGCTTCTTAGAAAAACTTAGGCAGTCGTGGATTTGATTAAAAAGTTCGCTCTTAGCGTATTTTTGTAAGCGTAGTCTAAGGTTTGAATCGCTCTCTTGGATGGATTTTACAATTTCTAGCAAACCAAAAGAGGTGGTTGTGCTTTTCAGATACAGGAATGTATCCTCAATAACCTTGTCAATATTGAGTACATCTGCCATATCTTGTTTATTATCATCACTGATGTTGACTAAATAACTCAACCATGATTTTAAAAACTCTTTGTTTTCACTATCATTCTCTAAACTGAAAGGATTGATATAAAAGTTGCTTCCATCATTGTATTCTGCGTCCAAAAAGTCAGCCATCACGCGCATGCCGTTGAGACGATCTAAAGCTAGAATATTGAGGTTGTGATATTTGAAACAATTAGTGATAAGAAATTCCATCAAAGTAGTCTTACCGGCTCCTGTTCCACCAATGATAAGCGTGTGCCCTAAAACCATATCCTCTTTGGTGCGAACTTGCGTAGCGTGGAAATTAAATAGGAATGGCGAATAGTTCTGGTTTTTAAAAATTGTCAAGGGCATATCACCCCATGAATTTTTGTCTCTACCTGTTTCCTCTTTCTCTAGCATAATCATGGATGCAATGTTTTGTGAGCTCTGTAATCGCTTTCTGGCATTTAAATGGTTTCTACCCGGGAAAAAACTAAAGAACGCACACAGCATATTAATGCTCTCATGAACAGCTACTAAACCATGGCGTTTAAATGTATTGACGATTTCTAAGCTTTTTGTATCTAACTCCTCTTTAGATCTAGCTTGCACATGCACCATCAAAGAGACATATTGCATCAACACCCTATCTGTCTTGATAAGGTTATTAAGATGCTCTAGGGAAGGTCTGATGATCTCATTAACCCGTTTGCGCTTTTCCTCTATTTTCTTGATGCTCTTAGACTTAGGCAAGGTATCTATACTTAAAATCACATCAAATTCACTCTTTAAATGCAAAATACTAGAAATGGGGATACTTGAGATCGTATCGCTGTCATAGGCCTTAATCGCAATGATGCGTTTGTAGATAAGATGTCCGTTATAATCTTGGATGAGATGATCTTTCTTAAAAGTAACATGGCTAGCTATATGCCCATCATTAAGCACTTTATCACTAAATGTTAATGGCAAATACACGCCATTACTATATTCTGCATAAAACCTCAAGAGCTCTATGGCGTCTAATTTTTGAGGTGCAAGTGGAGTAAGAATTTGCACCAGATTATCTAGAATACTATTGAGAACAACCTCTTTATTTAGGTGTGTGTGGGTGGTTCTAAGTATTTTGCTTTTTTCTTGCCCGTTGTCTTTATGTGGATCACTAGAATCGTTTATATTCTCATCTTCTAGTGCGTCAGTGGTGATTGCCTTTTTTTGGCCTCTCTAAAAATCCTTTTAAATTATCACTCTTGGTTTCAAGAAGGAGCAAATAGGTATTTTGATAAACCTCCTCATTTTTCTCCCAAGTATTAATGATTTTGCGTGCGTAATGGTTTTGGACATGGCCATAGGTTTTATTGAATAAGAGTTTCCTTCTTCTAGCAATGACTTTAAGATGTATGAATTCACTGATCTCATTTAAAGCTAGAATGCGTTCACTTAAACATCTAGAAATAGCCTCTTCATTCAAACTTGAGTAGGGTACACCTTCTAGGCGGATGCTACCAACCAGATTCCCCTTCTTTGTCAAGAGGAAATAATCGTTATAAGCTCCTAAAATATTATTCTCTTCAGCCATAGAGTACATGGTGGGCAAGAATCCAAATCCAATTTTTTGTAATCCTCGCTTGAGAGCTTCTAAGCTAAACATATTTATACCCAGAGCTAAGCATAGTATGTCCTGGTATCATTCTTGAGCGTGAAGGTGTTTAGTAAAATAGCGGTGATATCTTCATCAAAGAATTCTAGAATGTAGAATGCGATGAGGAAAAAGAGCATTAAAAGCATGGCATGGAAAAAGGCAAAGGTTATGAGCCAACAAGAGGCAAAAAAACTAAAGATAAACGAATCTATATTTAAACCTAGAAACTTCTCTTTTTTAGAGATTTCTCTAATGTTTTCATTTTCCACATAAGCGATGTGTGCCATTGACAGAGCCCTCTAAAATAGCCAATTGGCAATGTCTTTGGCGTAAACGACGCTAACGGTAGCAAGGATGATCGTAACGCACTTCCATGCAATCTCTCCTAATCTATCCATATTCTTTAATGCATATACAGCCACTCCAATGACAATAATTGCTCCTATTGTTTTCATAAAATCGTTACTGACAAAGTTAACGATTTTTTCAAATTTTTCCTTCCAAGCTGAGGCTTGGAGTGTATATGGCAACAAGATATACATAACGCGCAGATTGTGTTTGAATTGCAATACCGATCCTTTCAATCCAATAGATAAATTATTTAGATAATCCTCTAACTATAACTCACAAAGACTGCAAAGTCAATATAACGGCAGTTATTGTTCACTTTGCATCTAAAAATAATAAAAAATCAAAGACTTAAAAACTCTTTCACTGCGCTATTACAACAACAAAAATAGATTATCTAAATAATTCGTCTGTTAGTAGCTCAACGGCGGTCTGTATGGGTCTGCTTGGCATGTTCTTTATGACTGATTCTGTAATGGCCGTTAAGGAAAGCAATTAGGTATGTCCCACCCTTAGATACAAAGATCCATCCAGCTCTAGATACAAGGTAACAGTTATGTTAAACTCCACACAATCGCCCTAACAAGCGATAAAAAAGCCCTATAGGAATCAGATGAAAATCGTTATAAAAGCCACACCAAAAACCCTATTTGAAACCCAAAAACCCCCTTTAACCTTACGCTCTCCGCTTTTTTATGTGGGTGATAAATATAAACTAATGCCCCAGCTAAAGCCTTTATTCCCAGCTCATATTAAAAGATTTATTGAACCCTTTGTAGGCGGAGGGAGTTCGTTTTTAAACACACCAGCCAAAGAATACCTACTTAACGATATAAACCCCTATCTCATTAACCTCCACCAGTCCCTAATCACTCAAGATTTTAACAATTTTCTAAACTCAATGCTTACAAAAATCCAAGCCTATGGGCTTTCTTGCTCTTTTATAGGCCATCTCCCCCCACTCCCTCTGCGTCAAGATCACAAAAAAACCTACTTTGCAAAATATAACAAAAATGCCTACAAGCGATTGCGGGCAGATTTCAACGCTCACAAACAAGACATGCGCTCTCTTTACTTACTCTTGATCTATGGCTTTAACCACATGCTACGCTTTAACTCTAAAGGGGATTTTAACTTGCCCGTTGGCAATGTGGATTTTAACCGCAATGTTGTGGGGGCTTTAAAAGCCTATTTTGAGCGCACCAAAACCCAAAAACTCCTATTCTCTTGTCTAGACTTTAGAGACTTTCTAGGGAAAATTGCGTTTCAAAAGGGGGATTTTGTATATTGCGACCCGCCCTATCTTATCAGTGGAAGCGAGTATAACAAGCTTTGGAGTATAGAACAAGAGAAAAATTTATATGCCATTTTGCGGGCTTTGGATGCTAAGGGTGTGGCGTGGGGATTTTCAAACCTAGCCACACATAAGAGGCAAGAAAACCCACTATTACTCGCATTTGCAAAAAATTACAAAATCTTTGAAATCCAAAGCAATTACATCACAAAATCTTTGAAATCCAAAGCAATTACATCAGTTTTAAAGATAATAGCAAATGTCTAAAAAACCCAAATATAAAATCCTATCCTTCAGCACAACCATGCGCAACCCCAAGCGTATTGGAGCGTTTTTAGAAGTACTTTCTAGATTTGAAAATTACCCTCTAACACATGCCGTGATTATAAGGATTGTTGCTACTTTGATTAAGGAAAAGCTTTATGAAACCGAGTATGAAAGACGCACTTATAAAGAGAAACTAAAAAATGACTCAGAATTTAGCGATGCCCAAATCCAAGAGATCATCACAAATTCGCCCCAAAAACACAAAGAAGCGGGCTTTGAGCGTGGATGGGAAAGCCGTTTTGACACTTGGTATAAACTCTCAAAAGAATTTGGCTTTTGTTACTATAGAATGGGTAAGCCAATTTTGATCTCTAAAACGGGGCATATGCTTATTAAAGCCATAAACACAGAAGGGGAAAATGGAGCTAGAGTTGCAAACATTTTCTTAAACGCACTAATTAAATACCAACGAAATAATCCCTTTAGGTGTGTGCGCAATGACAACGCTCCTCTGCCCTTGCTATTAAACACCATGCACACTCTTAAAGAACAAATAGGGGATTCTAAAATCCACACTCAAGAAATCCCCTTTTTGCTATGTTGGAAAGACAACGACCATAAGGCATTAGCAAACTATATACTAGACTTCAGATACACAAACCCACATTTTCAATACAGCGATGATCTTATCTATGAAAAAGCCCTAGAGCTCTTAGAGAGTTCTATGAAAAAGCCCTAGAGCTCTTAGAGAATACCAATACACGGCGCTTTAAAAAAGTATAAGTATGTGGGGAGGGTGTAGATGATTATATCCGCAAGATGCGCATGACACAGCTCATTACATTGAGGGGTGGGGGATTCTTCATTGACCTTAATCAGCACTATACCAACTATCCTAAGCACGGCGATAATGCATCTTATTTTGCCTACATGGGGACAATTGATAGCTACATTTTAGACATCCCTCCTAGTGTGGATAACACCACAAGAGAGAGCATCAAGATCCAAGCTCTAAACCATTTTGCCAAAACTTACACGCAAGAGCAAATCTTTAGCGAATTAAAAATCCTTGCTACTAAAAAAGCGAGCAAAGACACACTTTTAAAAAATATTCCTGAGCCGACACGGCTTGAGTTTCTTACAAGTATTGCCTTAAAGAAAATTTATAGAGATTTGGAAGTTTTGCCAAATTACAGTGTTGATGATGAGGGGCTACCTACAAGCCATGCAAGTGGAGGCAAACCCGATATTATTTGTGATGATTCTAGTTCTCATGCTATCACAGAAGTAAGCTTATTATGTGGACGGGCACAACTTTCTAACGAACTCATCCCCATTGCAAGGCACTTAGATGAGGAAAGCAAGCAACATAAAGATAAACACAACTTCGCCCTTTTTATTGCCCCTACAATCCATGGCGATTGCCAAAGATACGCTAGATTTGCCAAGCAAGATGAAAACCTAGAGATTTGTAACCTAGACATCAATAGCTTTATTAAAAAACTTAAAAATACAACTCATATTGCTGAGCTCTTGTATGTTTAATCTTTCTAACCGCAGATATACAGGGGCTAAAACAAAAATTCTAAATGAAATCGGCGCAGTGGTAGCGGGTATTTCAAGTATAAAGAACAAACCATACAAGGTATTCTTAGATGTCTTTGGAGGAACAGGCGTAGTGAGTGAATTTTTTATCCATAGGAGTACTTTCACGCATTTTATCCTTAATGACTTTTTACACGCTAACCATGCGATCTATCAAGCCTTTTTAGCACAAGAGCCTTTCAATGCAGTCCTTTTAAACTCTCTTTGTAAGCGCTACAACGCCCTTGAAAACCTAGCAGATAACTATTACTCTGAAAACTTTGGGGGTAAGTTTTTTAGCCCTCTAGATGCTAAAAAGATTGGTTTTATCCGCGACGATATAGACCACTTACTAAACAACCATGTTATCACTCTAAAAGAGTTTTATATTTTGCTCTCTAGCCTACTTTTTAGTGCAGATAAAATTGCAAACACCGTAGGGCACTATGATGCCTATAGAAAAAACACACCCTTGCAAGATAGGTTTAAGTTTGGACTAATTCAGCCCATACAAACCCCATATGCTATAGACATTCACAAGATGGATGCCAATACTCTAGCCAAAAACCTAAACATGCCCATTGATGTCGCTTTCGTAGATCCACCTTACAATTCAAGGCAGTATTCAAGGTTTTACCACCTTTTAGAAACGCTCACTAAAAATGACCAACCCAAACTTTATGGACAAGCTCTAAAGCCACAGCCTGAGAATATGAGCACTTATTGCAAAGTGAACGCAAAACTTGCCTTCAAAGACCTGATCCAAACTTTAGCGCAAAAGACA
The sequence above is drawn from the Helicobacter suis HS1 genome and encodes:
- a CDS encoding TrbC/VirB2 family protein, which encodes MYILLPYTLQASAWKEKFEKIVNFVSNDFMKTIGAIIVIGVAVYALKNMDRLGEIAWKCVTIILATVSVVYAKDIANWLF
- a CDS encoding AlwI family type II restriction endonuclease, yielding MTQLITLRGGGFFIDLNQHYTNYPKHGDNASYFAYMGTIDSYILDIPPSVDNTTRESIKIQALNHFAKTYTQEQIFSELKILATKKASKDTLLKNIPEPTRLEFLTSIALKKIYRDLEVLPNYSVDDEGLPTSHASGGKPDIICDDSSSHAITEVSLLCGRAQLSNELIPIARHLDEESKQHKDKHNFALFIAPTIHGDCQRYARFAKQDENLEICNLDINSFIKKLKNTTHIAELLYV
- a CDS encoding DNA adenine methylase — protein: MKKPYRNQMKIVIKATPKTLFETQKPPLTLRSPLFYVGDKYKLMPQLKPLFPAHIKRFIEPFVGGGSSFLNTPAKEYLLNDINPYLINLHQSLITQDFNNFLNSMLTKIQAYGLSCSFIGHLPPLPLRQDHKKTYFAKYNKNAYKRLRADFNAHKQDMRSLYLLLIYGFNHMLRFNSKGDFNLPVGNVDFNRNVVGALKAYFERTKTQKLLFSCLDFRDFLGKIAFQKGDFVYCDPPYLISGSEYNKLWSIEQEKNLYAILRALDAKGVAWGFSNLATHKRQENPLLLAFAKNYKIFEIQSNYITKSLKSKAITSVLKIIANV
- a CDS encoding AlwI family type II restriction endonuclease, with product MSKKPKYKILSFSTTMRNPKRIGAFLEVLSRFENYPLTHAVIIRIVATLIKEKLYETEYERRTYKEKLKNDSEFSDAQIQEIITNSPQKHKEAGFERGWESRFDTWYKLSKEFGFCYYRMGKPILISKTGHMLIKAINTEGENGARVANIFLNALIKYQRNNPFRCVRNDNAPLPLLLNTMHTLKEQIGDSKIHTQEIPFLLCWKDNDHKALANYILDFRYTNPHFQYSDDLIYEKALELLESSMKKP
- a CDS encoding VirB4 family type IV secretion/conjugal transfer ATPase; translated protein: MQILTPLAPQKLDAIELLRFYAEYSNGVYLPLTFSDKVLNDGHIASHVTFKKDHLIQDYNGHLIYKRIIAIKAYDSDTISSIPISSILHLKSEFDVILSIDTLPKSKSIKKIEEKRKRVNEIIRPSLEHLNNLIKTDRVLMQYVSLMVHVQARSKEELDTKSLEIVNTFKRHGLVAVHESINMLCAFFSFFPGRNHLNARKRLQSSQNIASMIMLEKEETGRDKNSWGDMPLTIFKNQNYSPFLFNFHATQVRTKEDMVLGHTLIIGGTGAGKTTLMEFLITNCFKYHNLNILALDRLNGMRVMADFLDAEYNDGSNFYINPFSLENDSENKEFLKSWLSYLVNISDDNKQDMADVLNIDKVIEDTFLYLKSTTTSFGLLEIVKSIQESDSNLRLRLQKYAKSELFNQIHDCLSFSKKLTIVNMDSVVQNDKNASLIALYLFHKMIYQAKKQNQGFFMFIDEARSYVNNNIMVEKIKLVLTQARKVNGVLALAFQDMNQLDEISNSKSIVDNIATLIIFPTTNIQKLLEYGIELSENEINFLKNTSSNARKILLKKST
- a CDS encoding DNA adenine methylase yields the protein MFNLSNRRYTGAKTKILNEIGAVVAGISSIKNKPYKVFLDVFGGTGVVSEFFIHRSTFTHFILNDFLHANHAIYQAFLAQEPFNAVLLNSLCKRYNALENLADNYYSENFGGKFFSPLDAKKIGFIRDDIDHLLNNHVITLKEFYILLSSLLFSADKIANTVGHYDAYRKNTPLQDRFKFGLIQPIQTPYAIDIHKMDANTLAKNLNMPIDVAFVDPPYNSRQYSRFYHLLETLTKNDQPKLYGQALKPQPENMSTYCKVNAKLAFKDLIQTLAQKTKVLVVTYNNTYTSKSSSSQNKITLQEISAILQSSGKLSTYEFPFKAFSAGKTEFKAHKEYIFVCEVV